In Haemophilus parainfluenzae, one genomic interval encodes:
- the thrS gene encoding threonine--tRNA ligase, whose protein sequence is MPIITLPDGSKREFDRPVSVLEVAQDIGAGLAKATIAGRVNGERRDACDIINEDANLEIITAKDEDGLEIIRHSCAHLLGHAIKQLFPDVKMAIGPTIENGFYYDVDLDRSLTQEDIDAIEKRMLELAKTNYDVIKTPVSWQEARDTFEKRGEPYKMAILDENIERTATPALYHHEEYIDMCRGPHVPNMRFCHNFKLMKVAGAYWRGDSKNKMLQRIYGTAWADKKQLAEYLTRLEEAAKRDHRKIGKALDLYHMQEEAPGMVFWHNDGWTIFRELETFVRTKLKEYDYQEVKGPFMMDRVLWEKTGHWQNYGDLMFTTQSENREYAIKPMNCPGHVQIFNQGLKSYRDLPIRMAEFGSCHRNEPSGSLHGLMRVRGFTQDDAHIFCTEDQIESEVTSCIKMVYDIYSTFGFQNIQVKLSTRPEKRIGADDMWDRAEAGLAAALAHNGLEYEIQEGEGAFYGPKIEFALRDCLDREWQCGTIQLDFALPGRLNASYVAEDNDRRTPVMIHRAILGSIERFIGIITEEYAGFFPAWLAPVQAIVMNITDSQADYVQKVVKQLSDAGLRVKADLRNEKVGFKIREHTLRRVPYMLVCGDKEIAEGKVAVRTRKGADLGTFTIEEFAEILKSQVRQRELKLLGEE, encoded by the coding sequence ATGCCTATTATTACTTTACCGGACGGTTCTAAACGTGAATTTGATCGTCCAGTTTCTGTGTTAGAAGTGGCTCAAGATATCGGAGCCGGTCTTGCCAAAGCAACCATAGCTGGCCGTGTAAACGGTGAACGTCGTGATGCCTGTGACATCATCAATGAAGATGCCAACCTTGAAATTATTACTGCAAAAGATGAAGACGGTTTAGAAATTATTCGTCACTCTTGCGCACACTTGCTTGGTCACGCAATTAAACAATTATTCCCAGATGTCAAAATGGCAATCGGTCCAACGATTGAAAATGGCTTCTATTATGACGTGGATTTAGACCGTTCTTTAACGCAAGAAGACATTGATGCGATTGAAAAACGTATGCTTGAATTGGCGAAAACCAATTATGACGTCATCAAAACTCCGGTAAGCTGGCAAGAAGCAAGAGATACTTTTGAAAAACGCGGTGAGCCATACAAAATGGCTATCTTAGATGAAAATATCGAACGTACCGCAACGCCTGCGCTTTATCATCACGAAGAATACATTGATATGTGTCGTGGACCACATGTGCCAAATATGCGTTTCTGCCACAACTTTAAATTAATGAAAGTTGCAGGTGCTTACTGGCGTGGTGATAGCAAAAATAAAATGTTACAACGTATCTATGGTACGGCGTGGGCTGATAAAAAACAATTAGCGGAATACTTAACTCGCTTAGAAGAAGCGGCAAAACGTGACCACCGTAAAATCGGTAAAGCGTTAGATTTATATCATATGCAAGAAGAAGCACCGGGTATGGTGTTCTGGCATAACGATGGTTGGACAATTTTCCGTGAATTGGAAACCTTCGTTCGTACAAAATTAAAAGAATACGATTATCAAGAAGTGAAAGGTCCGTTCATGATGGACCGTGTGTTATGGGAAAAAACAGGTCACTGGCAAAACTACGGCGATTTGATGTTTACTACACAATCAGAAAACCGTGAATATGCGATTAAACCAATGAACTGCCCAGGACACGTTCAAATCTTTAACCAAGGTTTAAAATCTTACCGTGATTTGCCAATCCGTATGGCAGAATTTGGTTCTTGTCACCGTAACGAACCATCGGGTTCTTTACACGGTTTAATGCGTGTACGTGGCTTCACTCAAGACGATGCACATATTTTCTGTACTGAAGACCAAATTGAAAGTGAAGTAACCAGCTGTATTAAAATGGTTTACGACATTTACAGCACGTTCGGTTTCCAAAATATTCAGGTGAAATTATCTACTCGTCCTGAAAAACGTATTGGTGCTGATGATATGTGGGATCGTGCCGAAGCAGGTCTTGCAGCAGCATTAGCACATAACGGTCTTGAATATGAAATTCAAGAAGGTGAAGGTGCATTCTATGGTCCGAAAATTGAGTTTGCATTACGTGACTGTTTAGATCGTGAATGGCAATGCGGTACCATCCAATTAGACTTTGCATTACCTGGTCGTCTAAATGCGTCTTATGTGGCAGAAGACAATGATCGTCGTACACCAGTTATGATTCACCGTGCGATTTTAGGTTCGATTGAACGTTTCATCGGTATCATTACTGAAGAGTATGCGGGTTTCTTCCCTGCATGGTTAGCACCAGTTCAAGCGATTGTGATGAACATTACCGATAGCCAAGCAGACTACGTTCAAAAAGTAGTAAAACAACTTTCTGATGCGGGATTACGTGTTAAAGCTGATTTACGTAATGAAAAAGTCGGCTTCAAGATCCGCGAACACACCTTACGTCGCGTGCCTTATATGCTTGTTTGCGGTGATAAAGAAATCGCAGAAGGCAAAGTGGCAGTACGTACCCGTAAAGGTGCAGATTTAGGTACTTTCACGATTGAAGAGTTTGCTGAAATCTTAAAATCCCAAGTAAGACAACGTGAGTTGAAATTGTTGGGTGAAGAGTAA
- the infC gene encoding translation initiation factor IF-3, whose amino-acid sequence MKTVKKAPAANRPNRINDEIRVKEVRLIDQDGEQAGIVSIQQALDMAEQAALDLVEISPNAEPPVCRIMNYGKFLYEKSKTAKEQKKKQKVVQVKEIKFRPGTDEGDYQVKLRSLIRFLEDGDKAKITVRFRGREMAHQDIGLDVLERVKNDLADISVVESAPGKLEGRQAVMVLAPKKK is encoded by the coding sequence ATCAAAACCGTAAAAAAAGCTCCGGCAGCTAACCGCCCGAATCGCATTAACGATGAAATTCGAGTAAAAGAAGTTCGTTTGATTGACCAAGATGGTGAACAAGCGGGGATTGTATCAATTCAACAAGCCTTAGATATGGCAGAACAAGCAGCGCTTGATTTAGTTGAGATCAGTCCGAATGCCGAACCACCGGTTTGTCGTATTATGAACTACGGCAAGTTCCTCTATGAAAAGAGTAAAACTGCAAAAGAGCAGAAGAAAAAACAAAAAGTCGTACAAGTGAAGGAAATTAAATTTCGTCCAGGTACTGACGAAGGTGACTACCAAGTTAAATTACGTAGCTTAATTCGTTTCTTAGAAGATGGCGATAAAGCGAAAATTACTGTACGTTTCCGTGGTCGTGAAATGGCTCACCAAGATATCGGTTTAGACGTATTAGAACGTGTTAAAAACGATTTGGCTGACATTTCTGTGGTGGAATCTGCACCGGGTAAATTAGAAGGTCGCCAAGCAGTAATGGTGTTAGCACCTAAGAAAAAATAA
- the trpE gene encoding anthranilate synthase component I, whose amino-acid sequence MKNTPFIAVTSQPVPYHADTTAIFNTLCQQNSNSLLLDSAEIGSKNSLQSLILINAAVKITCLGNQVTFRALNANGKQVLNEIHPVLSQLGTISAINFENEFSVQFAPLDNQLDEDSKLQAATIFDGLRVISNHYQHSSTPVFLGGLFAYDLVANFIPMQGVELKDDGINCPDYSFYLAENLITIDHQSQQATLKSFCFSQEEQVEVAKTALSIAQKLRNIDGVFSIKAASDEVNTNFEDPEFIDIVKALKHHINIGDVFQIVPSRRFSLACPNTLASYAQLKHNNPSPYMFYMNDEDFILFGASPESALKYAPDNRQLEIYPIAGSRPRGFDAHGNIDPELDARLELELRLDHKEQAEHLMLVDLARNDIARVCQSGTRKVAELMQVDRYSHIMHLVSRVVGKLRPELDALHAYQACMNMGTLTGAPKIKAMQLIYQFEQQKRHSYGGAVGYLTSDGHFDTCIVIRSAFVQNGIAHIQAGCGEVLDSDPQMEADETRHKAAAVLKAIKQINTQAK is encoded by the coding sequence ATGAAAAATACCCCTTTTATTGCGGTGACCTCTCAACCGGTTCCCTATCATGCTGACACCACCGCAATTTTTAATACACTATGTCAACAGAACTCAAATTCTCTTCTACTCGACTCTGCCGAAATTGGCAGTAAAAACAGCTTACAGAGCCTTATTCTGATTAATGCCGCCGTTAAAATTACTTGTTTAGGCAATCAAGTGACTTTTAGAGCACTGAATGCGAACGGAAAACAAGTGTTAAACGAAATTCATCCTGTATTAAGCCAACTCGGTACCATAAGTGCGATTAATTTTGAGAATGAATTTTCTGTACAATTCGCGCCGCTCGACAATCAATTAGATGAAGACAGCAAATTACAAGCTGCAACCATTTTTGATGGACTTCGTGTAATTTCTAACCATTATCAACATAGCAGCACACCTGTCTTTTTAGGTGGTTTATTTGCTTATGATTTGGTGGCAAATTTTATTCCAATGCAAGGTGTTGAATTAAAAGATGATGGCATTAACTGCCCGGATTACAGTTTTTATCTCGCAGAAAATTTAATTACCATCGATCACCAAAGCCAACAAGCCACATTAAAAAGCTTTTGTTTTAGTCAAGAAGAACAAGTGGAAGTCGCGAAAACGGCACTTTCTATTGCTCAAAAATTAAGAAATATTGATGGCGTATTTTCCATTAAAGCAGCAAGTGATGAGGTCAACACCAATTTTGAAGATCCTGAATTTATCGACATTGTCAAAGCATTAAAACATCATATTAATATTGGTGATGTGTTCCAAATTGTGCCATCTCGCCGTTTTTCATTAGCTTGCCCGAATACCCTTGCGAGCTATGCACAATTAAAACATAACAATCCAAGCCCTTATATGTTCTACATGAACGATGAGGATTTCATTTTATTCGGTGCATCACCAGAAAGTGCGTTGAAATATGCACCGGATAATCGCCAATTAGAAATTTATCCCATTGCAGGTTCTCGCCCGCGTGGTTTTGATGCCCATGGCAATATTGACCCTGAATTAGATGCGCGCTTGGAATTAGAATTACGTCTTGATCATAAAGAACAAGCTGAACATTTAATGTTAGTGGATTTAGCCCGTAATGATATTGCTCGCGTGTGTCAAAGCGGTACACGTAAAGTCGCCGAATTAATGCAAGTGGATCGCTATTCTCACATCATGCATTTGGTTTCTCGCGTAGTGGGTAAACTTCGTCCTGAACTTGATGCCTTACACGCTTATCAAGCTTGCATGAATATGGGGACTTTAACTGGTGCGCCTAAAATCAAAGCGATGCAGTTAATCTATCAATTTGAACAGCAAAAACGTCACAGCTACGGTGGTGCGGTCGGTTATCTCACCTCTGATGGTCATTTCGATACCTGTATCGTCATTCGTTCTGCTTTTGTACAAAATGGCATTGCCCATATTCAAGCGGGTTGTGGTGAAGTGTTGGATTCTGACCCTCAAATGGAAGCGGATGAAACTCGCCATAAAGCAGCTGCAGTACTTAAAGCAATCAAACAAATCAATACCCAAGCAAAATAA
- a CDS encoding aminodeoxychorismate/anthranilate synthase component II, whose protein sequence is MANILFLDNFDSFTYNLVDQFRVLGHNVKIYRNDTNLEQVVQEALNTPDTILALSPGPGTPAEAGILLPLIERLKNDVPIIGICLGHQALIQAFGGEVVHAGEVLHGKVSRIQHDNQAMFKDIANPMPVARYHSLMGKNLPDEFIVNADYNGIVMAIRHKTLPICAFQFHPESILTVQGSKLLQQSVEWLLNRD, encoded by the coding sequence ATGGCTAATATTCTCTTTTTAGATAATTTTGATTCATTCACTTATAACTTAGTGGATCAATTCCGTGTGCTTGGGCATAACGTAAAAATTTATCGTAATGACACTAATTTAGAACAAGTGGTACAAGAAGCATTAAATACACCGGATACGATTCTTGCACTCTCTCCAGGACCAGGTACTCCGGCTGAAGCAGGTATCTTGCTCCCGCTCATTGAACGTTTAAAAAATGATGTGCCAATTATTGGTATTTGCTTAGGCCATCAAGCGCTTATTCAAGCCTTTGGTGGAGAGGTTGTACATGCAGGCGAAGTATTACATGGTAAAGTATCGCGCATTCAACACGATAACCAAGCCATGTTTAAAGATATTGCCAACCCAATGCCTGTGGCTCGTTATCACTCTTTAATGGGTAAAAATCTGCCTGACGAATTTATTGTCAATGCCGATTACAATGGTATCGTGATGGCAATTCGTCATAAAACCTTGCCAATTTGTGCTTTCCAATTCCACCCAGAAAGCATCCTTACTGTGCAAGGTTCCAAATTATTACAACAATCTGTGGAATGGTTATTAAACAGAGATTAA
- the rpmI gene encoding 50S ribosomal protein L35: MPKIKTVRGAAKRFKKTASGGFKRKQSHLRHILTKKTTKRKRHLRHKSMVAKADQVLVVACLPYA; encoded by the coding sequence ATGCCTAAAATTAAAACAGTACGTGGTGCTGCTAAGCGTTTCAAAAAAACAGCTTCTGGCGGTTTCAAACGTAAACAATCTCACTTACGTCATATTTTGACTAAAAAGACAACTAAACGTAAACGTCATTTACGTCATAAATCAATGGTTGCGAAAGCAGACCAAGTTTTAGTAGTAGCTTGCTTACCATACGCATAA
- a CDS encoding FMN-dependent NADH-azoreductase, translating into MNVLVLKSSILADHSQSNKLADYTIEKLKEHNIVVRDLAAQQLPHFDATAATAVRGEPKTAEENALLALSDELVAELKAADIIVIGAPMYNLGIPTQLKSYFDFIARPRVTFQYTANGPEGLLQGKKAIVLASFGGMYDENNNVTNYLKAILGFVGITDVQFAYAKGIGLGAEAIEKAQRSARNKIDEIVASL; encoded by the coding sequence ATGAACGTATTAGTATTGAAATCAAGCATCCTTGCAGATCACTCTCAAAGTAATAAATTAGCCGATTACACCATTGAAAAATTAAAAGAACACAACATTGTGGTACGTGATTTAGCGGCGCAACAACTTCCCCATTTTGATGCAACGGCGGCAACTGCGGTACGTGGCGAACCTAAAACTGCAGAAGAAAATGCACTTTTAGCCTTATCAGATGAATTAGTGGCTGAATTAAAGGCTGCGGATATCATCGTAATTGGTGCACCTATGTATAACTTAGGCATCCCAACACAACTTAAATCTTACTTTGATTTTATTGCGCGTCCTCGCGTGACTTTCCAATACACTGCAAATGGCCCTGAGGGTTTACTTCAAGGTAAAAAAGCGATTGTATTAGCAAGTTTTGGTGGCATGTATGATGAAAACAACAATGTGACAAATTACTTAAAAGCGATTTTAGGTTTTGTTGGTATTACCGATGTTCAGTTTGCTTATGCAAAAGGTATTGGATTAGGTGCAGAGGCAATTGAAAAAGCACAACGTTCAGCAAGAAATAAAATTGATGAGATCGTTGCTTCTCTCTAA
- the trpD gene encoding anthranilate phosphoribosyltransferase, translating to MQTAQLLEQLYSGKTLNKEESAVIFNAIMQGELNNEQIAAMLIALKVRGATIEELSGAVSASLQNAKSFPRPDYPFADIVGTGGDGQNTINISTASAIVAASMGAKVAKHGNRSVSSKSGASDVLTALGVNVNVTPEQARQALDDIGVCFLFAQQYHSGFKHVAPVRAALKTRTLFNILGPLINPARPTYHLLGVYAPELVKTYAETAVALGHQHTFVVHGAGLDEVAVHGETQVAEIKNGKIDYFTLTPEDFGLKTQSLESLRGGEPQENAQYLTALLQGKGKAEHANAVAANVALLLKLFGHDDLKQNVQNVLAHLASGKAFETLQHLTKY from the coding sequence ATGCAAACGGCTCAATTATTAGAACAACTTTACAGCGGAAAAACACTTAATAAAGAAGAAAGTGCGGTCATTTTTAATGCCATTATGCAAGGCGAGCTCAATAACGAACAAATCGCTGCCATGCTGATTGCGTTAAAAGTACGTGGTGCCACCATTGAAGAATTAAGTGGTGCGGTATCGGCATCCTTGCAAAATGCCAAATCATTCCCTCGACCTGACTACCCTTTTGCGGATATTGTGGGTACTGGCGGTGATGGTCAAAACACAATTAATATTTCTACTGCTAGCGCCATTGTTGCAGCCTCTATGGGTGCCAAAGTGGCAAAACACGGCAACCGTAGCGTATCAAGTAAATCCGGTGCCAGTGATGTATTAACCGCTCTCGGTGTGAATGTCAACGTCACGCCAGAACAAGCTCGTCAAGCGCTTGATGATATTGGCGTATGTTTCTTATTTGCTCAACAATATCACAGTGGGTTTAAACATGTGGCCCCTGTTCGTGCGGCATTAAAAACGCGTACGCTTTTTAATATTTTAGGTCCATTGATTAACCCCGCTCGCCCAACTTATCATTTGCTTGGCGTGTATGCCCCTGAATTAGTGAAAACCTACGCTGAAACCGCTGTCGCATTAGGTCATCAGCATACTTTTGTGGTTCATGGTGCCGGTCTTGATGAAGTCGCTGTACACGGAGAAACCCAAGTCGCTGAAATTAAAAACGGCAAAATTGACTACTTCACCTTAACGCCAGAAGATTTTGGTTTAAAAACACAATCTTTAGAAAGTTTACGTGGTGGCGAACCGCAAGAAAATGCCCAATATCTGACTGCTCTTTTACAAGGTAAGGGCAAAGCTGAACATGCTAATGCGGTAGCCGCAAATGTAGCATTATTGTTGAAATTATTTGGTCATGATGACTTAAAACAAAATGTTCAAAATGTGTTGGCTCACCTTGCATCAGGCAAAGCGTTTGAGACACTACAACATTTAACAAAATATTAA
- a CDS encoding D-hexose-6-phosphate mutarotase: MTAQIQQLTPELTLERINEIPVLILNHSVGSARIALQGAQLLNWQPKGTEQDIFWLSEIEPFTQGVAIRGGVPLCYPWFGGVKQPSHGTARLRLWQLSDYDLQANKVRLEFSLFSEYGVIEAKMKMEFTDKCTMTLTHLGQEPAQAALHSYFNIGDISQIEVQNLPSRCYDSQGKHTDVPSTRRIEQGVDCIYTLEKDKTLLVDKAFNRHIQITHHHADSIVLWNPWEKTPSAMQPEGYRTMVCIETARLEKLLQFGESISAEISALTTDI; this comes from the coding sequence ATGACAGCTCAAATTCAACAATTAACACCAGAATTAACTTTAGAACGTATCAATGAAATTCCTGTTTTAATCTTAAATCACTCCGTAGGTTCAGCTCGAATTGCATTACAAGGCGCGCAGTTATTAAATTGGCAGCCTAAAGGGACAGAGCAGGATATCTTTTGGTTAAGTGAGATTGAACCTTTCACACAAGGTGTGGCAATTCGCGGCGGTGTACCGCTTTGTTACCCTTGGTTTGGAGGTGTTAAACAGCCTTCACACGGTACAGCGCGTTTACGTTTGTGGCAATTGAGTGATTATGATCTCCAAGCTAATAAAGTGCGGTTAGAATTTTCGCTCTTTTCTGAATATGGTGTGATTGAAGCCAAAATGAAAATGGAATTTACCGATAAATGCACAATGACTTTAACGCATTTAGGGCAAGAACCAGCTCAAGCGGCATTACACAGTTATTTTAATATTGGTGATATTTCACAAATTGAAGTCCAAAATTTACCAAGTCGTTGTTATGACTCACAAGGTAAACATACTGATGTTCCTTCAACACGCAGAATAGAACAAGGTGTGGATTGTATTTATACGTTAGAGAAAGATAAAACATTGTTGGTGGATAAAGCGTTTAATCGACATATTCAAATTACACACCATCATGCAGATTCAATTGTGCTATGGAATCCTTGGGAAAAAACACCAAGTGCGATGCAACCAGAAGGGTATAGAACAATGGTATGTATTGAAACCGCAAGATTAGAAAAACTACTTCAATTTGGAGAGAGTATTTCAGCTGAAATAAGTGCTTTAACTACTGATATTTAA
- a CDS encoding tautomerase family protein: MITVYGLKEVLAPRRQDIAEVIYNCLNLGLDIPRGKHAIRFLCLDKEDFLYPIDRNDDYTVIEINLMQGRMEGTKKRLIKMLFSELEYKIGIKSHNVEITIKEQPAHCWGFRGMTGDEARDLDYDIYV; encoded by the coding sequence ATGATTACCGTATATGGATTAAAAGAAGTGCTTGCACCTCGTCGTCAAGATATTGCTGAAGTAATTTATAACTGTTTAAACCTTGGTTTAGACATCCCTCGCGGAAAGCATGCGATTCGTTTCTTATGTTTAGATAAAGAAGATTTTCTTTATCCTATCGATCGTAACGATGATTACACCGTTATTGAAATTAACCTGATGCAAGGTCGTATGGAAGGTACGAAAAAACGTTTAATCAAAATGCTTTTCAGTGAACTCGAATACAAAATTGGGATTAAATCTCACAACGTTGAAATTACGATTAAAGAACAACCGGCGCATTGTTGGGGCTTCCGTGGTATGACTGGCGATGAAGCGCGCGATTTAGATTACGATATTTACGTATAA